The Paenibacillus sp. genome has a window encoding:
- a CDS encoding ABC transporter permease codes for MRNKRAWRELPLHLMILPGLLFIVIFSYIPMAGIMIAFQRFVPAKGLFGDQKWVGWDNFNYVMELPSFMQVLWNTLYISSFKLVLGLLVPIVFAILLNELKNEVIKRTVQTTIYLPYFLSWVVLGGILIDLLSPSGGIVNDMLKSFGIEPIFFLGDNKWFPTTLIVSDIWKNFGYGTIIYLAAITGIDPGLYEAATIDGANRWRKAWHITLPGMRMVIVLLSVLSLGQLLNAGFDQVFNLYSPQVYESGDILDTFVYRIGLLDAQFGVATAVGFFKSVVSFVLIAGSYFFAYRFAKYRIF; via the coding sequence ATGCGGAACAAACGAGCGTGGAGGGAGCTTCCCCTTCACTTGATGATTTTACCGGGACTGTTGTTTATCGTCATCTTCTCCTACATCCCGATGGCCGGTATCATGATCGCGTTTCAGCGATTCGTACCCGCAAAAGGGCTGTTCGGCGACCAGAAATGGGTGGGATGGGATAATTTCAATTACGTCATGGAGCTCCCCAGCTTCATGCAAGTGCTCTGGAATACTTTGTACATCTCCAGCTTCAAGCTGGTGCTCGGACTGCTTGTGCCGATCGTATTTGCGATTCTGCTGAACGAGTTGAAGAACGAAGTAATTAAGCGGACCGTTCAGACGACGATCTATCTTCCCTATTTCCTATCATGGGTCGTCCTGGGCGGAATCCTGATTGACCTGCTGTCTCCATCCGGCGGAATCGTCAACGATATGCTGAAATCTTTTGGAATAGAACCGATATTTTTCCTGGGAGACAACAAGTGGTTTCCGACCACATTGATTGTTTCGGACATTTGGAAGAACTTCGGCTATGGCACCATCATCTATCTGGCTGCGATTACGGGGATCGATCCGGGGCTATATGAAGCGGCGACGATCGACGGCGCGAACAGGTGGAGAAAAGCGTGGCATATTACGCTGCCCGGCATGCGGATGGTGATCGTGCTGCTGTCGGTGCTGAGTCTAGGCCAGCTTCTGAATGCCGGCTTCGATCAGGTGTTCAACCTGTACAGTCCGCAGGTGTACGAGAGCGGCGATATTCTCGATACCTTCGTATACCGAATCGGACTGTTGGATGCCCAATTCGGCGTGGCGACGGCGGTCGGCTTCTTCAAGTCAGTCGTATCGTTCGTGCTGATCGCGGGTTCATACTTCTTCGCATATCGGTTCGCAAAAT
- a CDS encoding extracellular solute-binding protein: MGGKAGKRRYAKSITLLMAAIMVLSACSGNNGGGNENAPANQGETATNEGTTEGNGEASGNDTSADPMGKYDPPIEVTTIRNLSDVVENNVLGVLQGETLEDNRWSRLYEEQLGIKIKYDWVVKGNPDSDQYLQKLNVTLASGELPDFLPVSPIQLKQLAESDLIEDMTELYEKYASPLTKDILSQEGSGPFDAATLDGKLMAIPQVEPSIERSMFIWIRTDWMEKLGLPQPKTMADVLAISKAFAENDPDGNGKKDTYGLGMTKDVWGGAMGLEGFMAGYKAYPNIWVEDAEGKLVFGSIQPEVKKALQELQNMMKNGQLDKEFGIKDGGKVAEDITAGKIGMLYGEQWNSIWPLQLNKNNDPDAQWRAFPIVSENGELPKVPQKFSTTKFFAVRKGAEHPEAVIKLFNMHLEKNWGETAEFDKYYAPKEAESVWQLSPVQPAPPKKNVTAYREIDAARKAGDMSVLKGEAKTIQEKIDLFNSGSKEGFAVWGWERIYGPEGSMGITDQYDKNGQFLIDKFVGAPTPTMVERKSTLEKLQDETFVKIILGQPIETFDKFVEDWKKLGGEQITQEVNEWYETTK, from the coding sequence ATGGGTGGCAAGGCCGGAAAAAGACGCTACGCCAAGTCCATCACGCTGCTCATGGCGGCGATCATGGTACTCTCGGCTTGCAGCGGCAATAACGGGGGCGGCAATGAGAACGCGCCGGCGAATCAAGGCGAGACCGCAACGAACGAAGGAACGACGGAAGGAAACGGCGAGGCGTCAGGGAACGACACTTCGGCGGATCCGATGGGCAAATACGATCCTCCGATCGAAGTGACGACCATCCGGAATTTGAGCGATGTCGTCGAGAATAACGTGCTAGGCGTCCTCCAAGGCGAAACGCTGGAAGACAACCGATGGTCGCGTCTGTACGAAGAACAGCTCGGCATTAAAATCAAATATGACTGGGTCGTTAAGGGCAACCCCGATTCGGACCAATATCTGCAGAAGCTGAACGTGACGCTGGCGTCCGGAGAACTGCCGGACTTCCTTCCGGTAAGCCCCATTCAGTTAAAGCAACTGGCGGAATCCGACCTCATCGAAGATATGACGGAACTGTACGAGAAATACGCGTCCCCGCTGACCAAGGACATCTTGTCTCAGGAAGGCAGCGGCCCGTTCGACGCGGCTACGCTCGACGGCAAGCTGATGGCGATTCCGCAAGTCGAGCCGTCGATCGAGCGATCCATGTTTATCTGGATTCGTACGGATTGGATGGAAAAGCTCGGCCTTCCGCAGCCGAAGACGATGGCGGACGTGCTTGCGATCTCGAAGGCATTCGCGGAGAACGATCCGGACGGCAACGGCAAGAAAGATACGTATGGTCTCGGCATGACGAAGGATGTCTGGGGCGGAGCGATGGGGCTGGAAGGTTTTATGGCCGGCTACAAAGCGTACCCGAACATCTGGGTGGAGGATGCGGAAGGAAAGCTTGTGTTCGGCAGCATCCAGCCTGAAGTGAAGAAAGCGCTTCAAGAGCTTCAGAACATGATGAAGAACGGCCAACTCGACAAGGAATTCGGCATCAAGGACGGCGGCAAAGTGGCGGAAGACATTACGGCCGGCAAAATCGGCATGTTGTACGGCGAACAGTGGAACTCCATCTGGCCGCTGCAGCTCAATAAGAACAACGACCCGGATGCGCAATGGCGTGCATTCCCGATCGTATCGGAGAACGGCGAGCTGCCGAAAGTGCCCCAGAAGTTTAGCACGACGAAGTTTTTCGCCGTCCGGAAGGGTGCCGAGCATCCGGAAGCGGTCATCAAGCTTTTCAATATGCACTTAGAGAAAAACTGGGGCGAAACGGCTGAGTTCGACAAGTATTACGCGCCGAAGGAAGCGGAAAGCGTGTGGCAGCTGTCACCGGTACAACCGGCTCCGCCGAAGAAAAACGTTACGGCGTATCGCGAGATCGACGCGGCGCGCAAAGCGGGCGACATGTCGGTGCTGAAGGGCGAAGCCAAGACGATTCAGGAGAAGATCGATTTGTTTAACAGCGGCTCCAAGGAAGGGTTCGCGGTATGGGGCTGGGAGCGCATTTACGGTCCGGAGGGCTCGATGGGCATTACCGACCAATATGACAAGAACGGTCAATTCCTGATTGACAAGTTTGTTGGGGCGCCTACCCCGACGATGGTCGAGCGGAAGTCCACCCTCGAGAAGCTGCAAGACGAGACGTTCGTCAAAATCATTCTCGGACAGCCGATCGAAACGTTCGATAAATTCGTCGAAGACTGGAAGAAGCTCGGAGGCGAACAGATTACGCAAGAAGTCAACGAATGGTACGAAACAACGAAGTAA